A section of the Candidatus Komeilibacteria bacterium CG_4_10_14_0_2_um_filter_37_10 genome encodes:
- a CDS encoding TspO protein: MNKYTKLFTALFICQVAGLVGSRFTISAIDQWYQFLNKPFFNPPNWLFGPVWTVLYLLMGIAFYLIWQEKLSWSKHKMVYLSFFIQLLLNAFWSIIFFGWQQPLWAFGEILLLWAAIVITIYYFYQYQKTAAYLLLPYLLWVSFASLLNLGIWYLN; this comes from the coding sequence ATGAATAAATATACTAAACTTTTTACTGCACTCTTCATTTGTCAGGTAGCTGGCTTAGTCGGTTCACGATTTACAATATCAGCCATTGATCAATGGTATCAGTTTTTAAATAAACCATTTTTTAATCCACCCAATTGGCTTTTCGGACCCGTTTGGACAGTATTGTATTTATTAATGGGTATTGCTTTTTATCTTATTTGGCAAGAGAAATTAAGTTGGTCTAAGCACAAAATGGTTTATTTATCTTTTTTTATTCAGCTTCTTCTTAATGCTTTTTGGTCTATTATTTTCTTTGGTTGGCAACAACCATTGTGGGCCTTCGGTGAAATTTTATTGCTGTGGGCAGCAATAGTTATAACTATTTATTATTTCTATCAATATCAAAAAACAGCAGCCTATCTGCTGTTGCCATATTTATTGTGGGTTAGTTTCGCCTCTTTGTTGAATCTGGGGATTTGGTATCTGAACTAA
- a CDS encoding LemA family protein, translated as MKKTTIIVLVILVVVIASYFVSAYNGLVTLNESVDNKWAQVESQYQRRLDLIPNLVASVQGVMTQEQEVFTKLADARSKYAGSVTQSDKAIAAGEVESSLARLLVVMENYPVLKTSEAVQTLMAQLEGTENRISVERQRYNDEVRIFNAKIKVIPTKWVAGILGFSTRQYFDAQAGAENAPQVEFNK; from the coding sequence ATGAAAAAAACAACGATCATTGTATTGGTGATTCTCGTGGTAGTAATCGCTAGCTATTTTGTTTCTGCTTACAATGGTTTGGTTACGCTCAACGAATCAGTGGATAATAAGTGGGCGCAAGTAGAGTCTCAATATCAACGTCGTCTCGATTTAATTCCGAATCTTGTAGCGTCGGTACAGGGCGTCATGACTCAGGAGCAGGAAGTCTTTACTAAGTTAGCTGATGCTCGGTCTAAGTACGCTGGATCTGTTACTCAGTCCGATAAGGCTATTGCCGCTGGTGAAGTAGAAAGTTCTTTAGCCCGCCTCTTGGTCGTCATGGAAAATTATCCAGTTTTAAAAACCTCCGAAGCAGTACAAACTTTGATGGCGCAATTAGAGGGAACAGAAAATAGAATCAGCGTTGAACGTCAACGATATAATGATGAGGTTCGAATTTTTAATGCTAAAATAAAAGTTATTCCTACTAAATGGGTGGCTGGTATTTTAGGTTTCTCCACTCGTCAATATTTTGACGCTCAGGCTGGCGCAGAAAATGCTCCGCAAGTAGAGTTTAATAAATAA
- a CDS encoding cupin domain-containing protein: MKGFVADIEKDTIANKNFRQVLYSAQHCQIVLMSLKPGEDIGMEIHADNDQFFRFEKGSGKCIIDGNEYNVQDGSAVIVPAGAEHNIINVSTTEDLKLYTIYAPAHHQDGIIRVTKEEAMNNEAEFDGKTTE; this comes from the coding sequence ATGAAAGGATTTGTCGCTGATATTGAAAAAGATACCATTGCTAACAAAAATTTTCGTCAGGTACTCTATAGCGCCCAGCATTGCCAGATAGTATTGATGAGTTTGAAACCGGGCGAAGATATCGGCATGGAGATTCATGCCGACAATGATCAATTTTTTCGTTTTGAAAAAGGTAGTGGTAAGTGCATTATTGATGGTAATGAATACAATGTTCAAGACGGTTCGGCCGTTATTGTGCCAGCTGGGGCCGAGCATAATATTATTAATGTTTCTACGACCGAAGATTTAAAATTGTACACTATTTATGCTCCCGCTCATCATCAGGATGGCATTATTCGGGTAACGAAAGAGGAAGCAATGAATAATGAAGCAGAGTTTGACGGTAAAACAACTGAGTGA